From a region of the Candidatus Bathyarchaeia archaeon genome:
- a CDS encoding PadR family transcriptional regulator — translation MALDRFQRKLTTENLWIYVLSLLKEKPRYGYEIRGCIKRRFGFNPGKVTSYLVLYRLVQEGYVMLKENQEHSFGPKRKYYAITERGEKLLAQAEDFLEDLKSKLFKFAHDQ, via the coding sequence ATGGCATTGGACAGGTTTCAACGTAAATTGACCACTGAAAACTTATGGATATACGTGCTAAGCCTACTTAAAGAGAAGCCTCGATACGGGTATGAGATAAGGGGTTGCATTAAACGGCGTTTTGGGTTCAACCCAGGTAAAGTAACCTCTTACCTAGTCTTATACCGGCTGGTTCAAGAAGGTTATGTCATGTTAAAGGAAAATCAGGAGCATAGCTTTGGCCCTAAAAGAAAATACTACGCCATAACTGAAAGAGGAGAGAAGTTGCTGGCGCAGGCTGAAGATTTCCTTGAAGATTTAAAAAGTAAGCTTTTCAAGTTTGCTCATGATCAGTAA